The Halobacillus ihumii genomic sequence AACAGGTGCACCTATTAGACCGAGAACGGTATATACAAACATAGAAAAGAAACCTAACCGACTTCCCAGTATAATACCAGCTAATATTGCGATAAAGGTTTGTAAGGTGAGCGGTACGTTCATAATAGACAAAAAAGGCGCAAAAGCAGTTATATTTGAACCAATTGCCATCAGTGCTACAAATAGAGCACCGATCGTTATTTCATAAGCTGTTGAACTTGAATGCTGCAATCTATTTTCCTCCTATCCCTTACCTGTTACTAACATAGCTGAGAATCAGGAATATTGTCAACCATATAATTATAAAAGTTAACAAATATTTGTTTCATTAATTTACTAAACCTTTAATCACCATTTTTTTCTTAATAAGGAATTTAACTGAATGATTTGAACTAATTATCCTCTTGCGATATATAGTGACTTTTTACTCACTTTGGTGTAGAGTATATTAAAAAATTACGGAGGCGTTTCCATGCTATCCTACCAGCGCTCCATGGGAAAATACGAAACACCCTTATCGACTGTCGAATACATGGTGAAGACTGTACTCCAGGAAACCAAGCAAACACCACAGCCACCCCATATATTAGATCCTTCTACAGGTGATGGTGTTTTTGTCAGGGCGCTTATGGAGACAGGGGCCAACCCTTCCTATATTCATGCTTATGATATCGATCCAAACGTTTCCCTCGATGTACCCGACGTCCAATTTATTCATCAAGACTTCCTAACATCAAAGCCACAGCAAGCTTTCGATGCGATTATAGGAAACCCACCCTACAAATCAATTCGTCAGAGTGATTATTTTAAAAAAAATAAACAGGATCTCGAAGAAAACTTTAAAGAGATCGGTGTTCATAATATGTACACTCTCTTTATTTATAAGGGACTTCAGTTATTGAAAGAAGGTGGAGTTTTATGCATGATCGTTCAAGACTCTTTTTTAACGAATGTGCATTATACCAAGTTTCGTCAATACTTAATAGATCACACAGAAATAATTGAAATCATACTTGCTCCCAGGAAATTGTTTCACGCTGGCAAAGCTGATGTGCGAACAGCTATTATAACGATAAGAAAAGGTGCTCCTAAATCTGATCATTTGATGAGATTAGTAGACCGTTTGGCAACAGAAGAATATAATTCACCTCCAGCAGAGCGAGTCCAATATTTACGGCAATCCTATTTTCGAATGATGCCTGGTTTCAACTTTGCTATTAATGTCCCTGAGGAAATTCTCTCCTTATTTATAAAGCCAGAATTCATCCTGGCCGATAAAGTACAAGGAGGAACAGGGATTTCAACTGGAAATGATAAACAATTTCTATTCAGGCCCTGGGAAGTCAATGTAGATCATGAGGAGTGGATTCCTTTTTATAAAAATGGAGGAATTCGTGATAGGTGGTATTATGAACCGAAGTATTATATTCATAAGAATTGGAAGAAGTATAGCCGGGCTGTCCCTAAATTTACTGTTCGAAACCAGAAATTCTTTTTTCGTGAAGGGATTACCTGCTCTTCTATGGGGATTGACTTTCAAGCATCATACCTGCCTAAGGGCAGTTTGTTTGGGGTGAACACAAACCTCTTCACTGAAAATGAAGAAGAGCTTTATTACCTTCTAGGTCTTCTGAATAGCAATTTGACTACCTACATGCTGCGTAAAGTGTTAAACCGCACAAATATGATTACTTCCGGATATGTTAAAAAGCTGCCTTATATTGAACCAGAACCTTCATTGAAAAGCTGCATTTCCCAGCAAGTGAAGCACATCGTATCTGAGAAGAAGAAAAACTTATCCTATGATTCCACCATTCAGCAGCAAAATATAAATAATAGTATTTTTGATGTTTATCACATCTCACCAAGCAATCGAGTTCATGTTAATAGTTTTTGTGAACAGCTTATTGAACTGTTATAAGAAAGAAAGCTCAAGCTGACGATGGGCTTGAGCTTTACGCTATATTAAAGCTATGCAGCTTTCAGACTTTTTCTTTTCTTCCTAATGTCCCCCTTAGTCAATATAGACATAATTAAGGCCACAATGAAGAGTCCAGCAAAGAAGATTAAACTACTTTCATAACTGCCCGTTGTATCATTCATATAAGCTGCAAATTGCGGTCCGGCAAGACCCGCTGCGGCCCAAGCTGTCAAAATATATCCATGAATGGCACCTAACTCTTTCGTACCAAACAAATCCCCAATAAATGCCGGGATCGTTGAAAAGCCTCCACCATAACACGTGTAGATAATACCAATTAAAATAACAAATAAAGCTACAGAACTTGTATAAGAAAGAACAACAAACAGAACGATTTGAATAATAAAAAATGCTACATAGGTATTGGATCTCCCAATATAATCCGAAGCACTGGCCCATCCAATTCGACCTAATCCATTAAAAAGTCCCATCACTCCTACAAGAGTTGCGGCAGCACTGGTGCTTAGGCCAACACTATTTTCTGCCAGTGGTTTTGCCGCAGATATAACAGCGATGCCGCATGTTACGTTTATAAACAACATGATCCATAAATAATAAAACCGTTTCGTTTTCAAAGATTCTTTTGCCCGGAGATTGGCTAAATCTTTGTGTCTTTCTGTATTTTCCTCAGCTTCATCATACCCCTTAGGTTTCCAGCCTTTAGGCGGCTTGGATAAATACAAGGAAGATAGAATCATGACTACAAAATAACTCGCCCCCAGGATATAAAAAGTAGCTGCGATCCCAACCGAACCAATTAACCAATCCATAATCGGACTAGAAATTGCCGCCGCAAATCCAAACCCCATAATTGCCATTCCTGTTGCAAGACCACGCCTGTCAGGGAACCATTTAACGAGCGTGGATACCGGGGCAATGTAACCTACTCCCAGACCAATCCCCCCTAGAACTCCATAAAAGAAATAAAGCGCCCATAACGAGCCTAGATTAACAGCAAGTCCTGAACCAAAAACGCCAACCCCAAAGAAAACAGCAGCTGTGATCCCCGCGACCCTTGGTCCATACTTTTCAACAAACCATCCCAAAAATGCCGCAGATAAACCTAGAAACAAAATAGCCAGGCTGAATGTTAGTTGTACCTGTTGGGAGTTCCAGCCAAATTCACTTCTTAGGGGTGAGGTGAAATTACTCCAAGCATACACAGACCCGATGGATATATGTATTCCAACTGCACATAGCGCTATCAGCCAGCGGTTTTTCACTCTGTTCCCTTCCATTTTATCCCTCCTAATTATTGACACCATTGCTATAACCTAATTTTACTGTTGTTAAACTCAAAATTTTCTGAATATAAAAAGGATGCTTGTATACCATGGTAAGTACAAGCACCCAAATTATTATGAACGTTGGACAAACTCAATAATTTCTTTGTTAAACCCCTGGTAGTAGACCACCTCAAGTCCTGCCATACTGTATGGTCCTTCATAAATAGACAAACCCCTGTTGCTCAGTTCCCGGATTTTAGCCGGCAGGTCAAGTACCTCTATCGCAAAATGTACCCCCTGAGGCTGTCGATCTTTGGGCTGGACTAATTCAATCGTACAGTCTTCATTTGTTAAAAAAACGATACGTTCATCTGGGAATTCCAGCCTCCTATCAACCGTAAATCCCAACTGGCAGCAATAAAACCTCTCCGCCTGCTCAACATCTAACACTTCAACCCCGACATGATGAAACATTTACAGTCTGCCAGGGACAATTAGATTCATGTCCCCAAATTCATGCCAAAGATAACCCTGTTCAATGGCTTCATTATAAGCTCCTATTAATATCTCATGGTCAACAAACGCTGTGAGCAAGTCTAGATGGCTGGCTTCTGGTTCATGGAAGCCAGTTAAGAGGGCATCCACTATTCTTAAGGAATGCTTCTGGTTAATATACAAATAGGTAAGGACAGAAGCCTGCGGAGTTAAGCGATCCTTCCGAACAGCTGATTCCAGCGCACGTACAACGGTTGTGCCAACAGCTGTCACACGACGCCCTTCCTGTTTGGCTTTATTGATAACTGCTGCTGTTTCCTGCGGGATTGTGTAAAGTTCGGGATGACTGGACGGTGACGGCCATTTATCATCCTCGTAATAGCTCAAAGAAGTATGGAGTGTAACATAACATATTTTCACCCCTTTTTCTTCTAACGCCGCAATGATTTCCCAAGTAAATGCGCGTCCGGCTGAGGCCATCTCAATAGAGCCAGGTACAGAACTATAGACGGTTTGATAGTCATTCAGCGGCCAAGGGTTTTCCACATACTCATAGTATATCGGGGATCCATAGTCATAAATATACTCCATCAGCGAAATCCCGCCAAACTGGAATTTTAATACTTGCAGAGGGTGTTCACTTCCCCTCCCTTCAACTGTTGCCAAAAGACCGTTTTGAAAGTAAATGTTTTCTCCATCTCTGTATTGATTTCCTACTAACAACACTTCGAATCGATCATGATCTACTTTCCTGGCTAACCGAACTTCAACATCACCATTTGCTCCGCCAGCTTGCAAACTTGAAGGGATCGTTCTCGATCGATTGAGGACGATCACATCACCCGCTTGAAAAGTTTCGATGATATTACGGAAGTGTGTATGCTTCCTTTTTCCGGACAGTGGGTCAAGCACCATCATTCTGACTTGATCACGCTCAAGACCTCTTCGTTCTATAGGTGATGATGCATGAAGATGACTAGGAATCTCAAACGAGGTTAACAGATTACTCATGTACCAGCGCCTCCTTTGAGAAACCTTCCGCTTCAAAACGTTCCCCGTTATGGTTTCTCGATTCATCAGAAGCTAAATAGAAGAAAACGTCTAATCTGTCTTCCGGCCTCCCCAGCTGGTAATCACAATCAGGAACGGCTCGATCGTGCATTTCGGTATCCATTTCCCCCGGATCAACCATATTCATTCTTATACTATAATTGGCAATTTCGTCTGCCCATGTTTGTGTCAATCCCTCCACAGCAAACTTTGAGATCCCATAAGCTCCCCACTCGGCAAAACCAGTATGCCCCGCTTCTGATGTCAAGTTAATAATTGACCCCGACCGGTTTGCTATCATTCCTGGAAGCACTCTTTTTGTCACGAGAAACGGATTCATACTATTGACTTTTAATACGTGAAGAAACTGTTCATGGTCATAATCAAGAAGCTGTTTCGGGCCAGGGCCAAATACAGAAGCATTATTAATTAACACATCCACACTTCCGAAATGATCCTCTACTACAGAAACGAACTTTTCGATATCATAGGCGTTTGAAACATCCGCTTGGAGAGCAATCACCTCTGCACCTAATTCCTCGATCTCTTTCTGTACAGCATTTAACTCCTGCTCACCCCTTGCACAAATAGCAATACGATGATTCTGTTTAGCAAATCCTAGGGCTAACGCTTTCCCAAGACCCTTTGAGCCACCTGTTATCATAATGGTTTTATTCATAAAAATGCTCCTTTCCCTATCTAAGTATCCTTAGTATAGAAAAAGGAGCAAAACAAAGCATGAGTCACCCAAAGTATCTTAGTCTCAAACATTCGATGCAGGAGTATTTACGACTTTTGTCGTAAACTATTTCCCGGGAAATAGATTAATAAATTATTTTGTAGTTTTTCCATTCTTCCGGTAGAAGATTGACGTATTTATTATTCAAAAATCGATCATCAATTAATTGGATAACCCCGTAGTCTTCTTCTGAACGAATAAGCCGCCCCCCGGCCTGTAATACTTTATTCATCCCTGGGAATACATAGGCGTAGTCATATCCATTGCGGCCACGATTAGAAAAATAAGACTTAATTAATTCGCGTTCGAAATTGCGCGGTGCTAATCCAATTCCTATGACGGCCACACCATTTAAACGGTCCCCCCTCAAATCAACACCTTCTGAAAAGACTCCTCCCAGTACAGCGAAACCTGCTAAGTGTCCCCCTTCAACAAACTGAGCGAGGAAATCATCCCTGCGTTCCTCAGTCATCCCCTG encodes the following:
- a CDS encoding VOC family protein, with the protein product MFHHVGVEVLDVEQAERFYCCQLGFTVDRRLEFPDERIVFLTNEDCTIELVQPKDRQPQGVHFAIEVLDLPAKIRELSNRGLSIYEGPYSMAGLEVVYYQGFNKEIIEFVQRS
- a CDS encoding S-adenosylmethionine:tRNA ribosyltransferase-isomerase, whose protein sequence is MSNLLTSFEIPSHLHASSPIERRGLERDQVRMMVLDPLSGKRKHTHFRNIIETFQAGDVIVLNRSRTIPSSLQAGGANGDVEVRLARKVDHDRFEVLLVGNQYRDGENIYFQNGLLATVEGRGSEHPLQVLKFQFGGISLMEYIYDYGSPIYYEYVENPWPLNDYQTVYSSVPGSIEMASAGRAFTWEIIAALEEKGVKICYVTLHTSLSYYEDDKWPSPSSHPELYTIPQETAAVINKAKQEGRRVTAVGTTVVRALESAVRKDRLTPQASVLTYLYINQKHSLRIVDALLTGFHEPEASHLDLLTAFVDHEILIGAYNEAIEQGYLWHEFGDMNLIVPGRL
- a CDS encoding Eco57I restriction-modification methylase domain-containing protein; the protein is MLSYQRSMGKYETPLSTVEYMVKTVLQETKQTPQPPHILDPSTGDGVFVRALMETGANPSYIHAYDIDPNVSLDVPDVQFIHQDFLTSKPQQAFDAIIGNPPYKSIRQSDYFKKNKQDLEENFKEIGVHNMYTLFIYKGLQLLKEGGVLCMIVQDSFLTNVHYTKFRQYLIDHTEIIEIILAPRKLFHAGKADVRTAIITIRKGAPKSDHLMRLVDRLATEEYNSPPAERVQYLRQSYFRMMPGFNFAINVPEEILSLFIKPEFILADKVQGGTGISTGNDKQFLFRPWEVNVDHEEWIPFYKNGGIRDRWYYEPKYYIHKNWKKYSRAVPKFTVRNQKFFFREGITCSSMGIDFQASYLPKGSLFGVNTNLFTENEEELYYLLGLLNSNLTTYMLRKVLNRTNMITSGYVKKLPYIEPEPSLKSCISQQVKHIVSEKKKNLSYDSTIQQQNINNSIFDVYHISPSNRVHVNSFCEQLIELL
- a CDS encoding OFA family MFS transporter — its product is MKNRWLIALCAVGIHISIGSVYAWSNFTSPLRSEFGWNSQQVQLTFSLAILFLGLSAAFLGWFVEKYGPRVAGITAAVFFGVGVFGSGLAVNLGSLWALYFFYGVLGGIGLGVGYIAPVSTLVKWFPDRRGLATGMAIMGFGFAAAISSPIMDWLIGSVGIAATFYILGASYFVVMILSSLYLSKPPKGWKPKGYDEAEENTERHKDLANLRAKESLKTKRFYYLWIMLFINVTCGIAVISAAKPLAENSVGLSTSAAATLVGVMGLFNGLGRIGWASASDYIGRSNTYVAFFIIQIVLFVVLSYTSSVALFVILIGIIYTCYGGGFSTIPAFIGDLFGTKELGAIHGYILTAWAAAGLAGPQFAAYMNDTTGSYESSLIFFAGLFIVALIMSILTKGDIRKKRKSLKAA
- a CDS encoding SDR family NAD(P)-dependent oxidoreductase is translated as MNKTIMITGGSKGLGKALALGFAKQNHRIAICARGEQELNAVQKEIEELGAEVIALQADVSNAYDIEKFVSVVEDHFGSVDVLINNASVFGPGPKQLLDYDHEQFLHVLKVNSMNPFLVTKRVLPGMIANRSGSIINLTSEAGHTGFAEWGAYGISKFAVEGLTQTWADEIANYSIRMNMVDPGEMDTEMHDRAVPDCDYQLGRPEDRLDVFFYLASDESRNHNGERFEAEGFSKEALVHE